One window of Streptomyces sp. NBC_00273 genomic DNA carries:
- the pyrF gene encoding orotidine-5'-phosphate decarboxylase — translation MNTDLPPADRRVIVALDFDDRRAAEALVERLGDACGSYKIGLELLTSAGPGLARDLVGRGHEVFLDLKLFEIPNSVAGAVRAAGALGASMVTVHGMGGTGIMSAAVEAAREFPRLRVLALTVVTSMTGSDLADIGVAADTEEQVLRLARLAVGAGCDGVIASPREAGVLRGLLGPDRLIVTPGVVLEPEGAAAGGHARPGTPRAAFAAGASHVVVGRSVTRAADPVAALQRVRAAAD, via the coding sequence GTGAACACCGATCTTCCTCCCGCCGACCGCAGGGTCATCGTCGCCCTGGACTTCGACGACCGCCGGGCCGCCGAGGCGCTCGTCGAGCGCCTCGGCGACGCGTGCGGCTCCTACAAGATCGGCCTGGAGCTGCTGACCTCGGCGGGCCCCGGACTCGCACGGGACCTCGTCGGGCGGGGGCACGAGGTCTTCCTCGACCTGAAGCTCTTCGAGATCCCGAACTCCGTCGCCGGCGCGGTCCGGGCCGCGGGCGCGCTGGGCGCGTCCATGGTGACGGTGCACGGCATGGGCGGTACCGGGATCATGTCCGCGGCGGTGGAGGCGGCGCGGGAGTTCCCGCGGCTGCGGGTGCTCGCGCTGACGGTGGTCACCAGCATGACCGGGAGCGACCTCGCGGACATCGGCGTCGCCGCGGACACCGAGGAGCAGGTGCTGCGGCTGGCCCGGCTGGCCGTTGGGGCGGGCTGTGACGGGGTCATCGCCTCGCCGCGGGAGGCCGGGGTGCTGCGCGGACTCCTGGGGCCGGACCGGCTGATCGTCACGCCGGGGGTGGTCCTGGAGCCGGAGGGCGCGGCGGCGGGCGGGCACGCCCGGCCGGGGACGCCGCGGGCCGCCTTCGCGGCCGGGGCCTCGCACGTCGTGGTGGGCCGGTCGGTCACCCGGGCTGCGGACCCGGTGGCCGCGCTGCAGCGGGTGCGGGCCGCCGCCGACTGA
- a CDS encoding carboxymuconolactone decarboxylase family protein, which produces MPRISLTPPRTLLMRIGAWYSRRTYGKVLDPGQAYGHNGRVLFSYVRLERSVAKWNALDAGLKHLAVMAAAARINCSWCMDFGYWEGHELGVPTEKIERVPQWREAREVFTELELLVMEYAEAMTETEPAVTDELARELIARLGEKAFVELTAMVALENWRSRVNSAFGLTSQGFAESCQVPAGR; this is translated from the coding sequence ATGCCGCGTATCTCGCTCACCCCGCCCCGCACCCTGCTCATGCGGATCGGGGCCTGGTACTCGCGCCGTACCTACGGCAAGGTGCTCGACCCCGGGCAGGCCTACGGTCACAACGGGCGCGTGCTCTTCTCCTACGTCCGGCTGGAGCGGAGCGTGGCGAAGTGGAACGCGCTCGACGCCGGACTGAAGCATCTCGCCGTGATGGCGGCGGCGGCCCGCATCAACTGCTCGTGGTGCATGGACTTCGGCTACTGGGAGGGCCACGAGCTGGGCGTGCCGACGGAGAAGATCGAGCGGGTACCGCAGTGGCGGGAGGCCCGTGAGGTGTTCACCGAGCTGGAACTGCTGGTCATGGAGTACGCCGAGGCCATGACGGAGACCGAGCCGGCGGTCACGGACGAGCTCGCGCGGGAGCTGATCGCGAGGCTCGGTGAGAAGGCGTTCGTCGAACTCACCGCGATGGTCGCGCTGGAGAACTGGCGCTCGCGCGTCAACAGCGCCTTCGGCCTGACCAGTCAGGGCTTCGCGGAGTCCTGCCAGGTCCCCGCCGGGCGGTGA
- a CDS encoding S-methyl-5'-thioadenosine phosphorylase — protein MVNAEIGVIGGSGFYSFLEDVSEIQVETPYGPPSDSLYVGELAGRQVAFLPRHGRSHTVPPHKINYRANLWALRSVGVRQVLGPCAVGGLRAEYGPGTLLVPDQLVDRTKARAQTFFDGEPLPDGSVPNVVHTTFADPYCPVGRSVALAAARGRNWEPVDGGTMVVIEGPRFSTRAESRWHAAAGWSVVGMTGHPEAVLARELGLCYTSMALVTDLDAGAETGEGVSHTEVLKVFGENVGRLREVLFDAVAALPATETRACLCTHAHDGWDLGIELP, from the coding sequence ATGGTGAACGCAGAGATCGGTGTCATCGGCGGCTCGGGCTTCTACTCCTTCCTGGAGGACGTCTCCGAGATCCAGGTGGAGACCCCGTACGGACCCCCGAGCGACTCCCTTTACGTGGGTGAGCTGGCCGGGCGCCAGGTGGCCTTCCTGCCCCGGCACGGACGCAGCCACACCGTCCCGCCGCACAAGATCAATTACCGGGCCAACCTGTGGGCCCTGCGCTCGGTCGGCGTCCGCCAGGTGCTGGGCCCGTGCGCGGTCGGCGGCCTGCGGGCCGAGTACGGGCCGGGCACGCTGCTCGTTCCCGACCAGCTGGTCGACCGTACGAAGGCCCGCGCCCAGACCTTCTTCGACGGCGAGCCGCTGCCCGACGGTTCCGTGCCGAACGTCGTGCACACCACCTTCGCCGACCCGTACTGCCCGGTGGGCCGGTCCGTGGCGCTGGCGGCGGCCCGCGGGCGGAACTGGGAGCCGGTGGACGGCGGCACCATGGTCGTCATCGAGGGGCCCCGCTTCTCGACGCGCGCCGAGTCGCGGTGGCACGCGGCGGCGGGCTGGTCGGTGGTCGGCATGACCGGCCACCCGGAAGCGGTCCTCGCCCGTGAGCTGGGGCTCTGCTACACCTCGATGGCGCTGGTCACGGACCTGGACGCGGGTGCGGAGACCGGCGAGGGCGTCTCCCACACCGAGGTCCTGAAGGTGTTCGGCGAGAACGTCGGGCGGCTGCGCGAGGTCCTCTTCGACGCGGTGGCGGCCCTGCCGGCCACGGAGACCCGGGCCTGCCTGTGCACGCACGCGCACGACGGGTGGGACCTGGGCATCGAGCTCCCGTAG
- a CDS encoding FmdB family zinc ribbon protein, with protein sequence MPTYQYQCTECGEGLEAVQKFTDDALTVCPSCDGRLKKVFSAVGIVFKGSGFYRNDSRGASSSSTPASKPSSSSSSSSTSTPAAAPAASASSTSSSSSSSSSTSAA encoded by the coding sequence GTGCCGACCTACCAGTACCAGTGCACCGAGTGCGGTGAGGGCCTTGAGGCCGTGCAGAAGTTCACCGATGACGCACTGACCGTGTGCCCGAGCTGCGACGGACGCCTGAAGAAGGTGTTCTCCGCGGTCGGCATCGTCTTCAAGGGCTCCGGTTTCTACCGGAACGACAGCCGTGGCGCGTCGTCGAGCAGCACCCCTGCCTCGAAGCCGTCGTCCAGCTCCTCGTCGTCCTCGACGTCGACCCCTGCCGCCGCTCCTGCCGCCTCGGCCTCCTCGACGTCGTCGAGCTCGTCGAGCAGCAGCTCCACGTCGGCCGCCTGA
- a CDS encoding MFS transporter: protein MTSAVTSDTSARPGYGQLLRTPGALGFVLPGFAARLPFGMLTISILLLVQHTTGSYGSAGIVAAVTGISMALSAPLMGIFTDRFGQTAVLLPVVLAHSAAVTGLAALALLDAPVWALALAAVPTGASVPQVGPMVRARWAATLEGSPLLPTAAAFESVTDEFTFVVGPVLATALCTGVHPAAGLVTEAALTLLGGLLFAAQRASQPKTHAPSVTGEKRAFALSFPGLRVLVFAFLGIGAVFGGMQVSLAAFSNEMGNPGANGLLYGVFAAGNMIAGIAMGAIAWKIGPRRRLILGYIGLTAAASVLWAANSMILLGALGLVVGLCIAPALITGYTMVEQLIPANARTEAFTWLTGSIAFGQAVAVILAGRLTDAHGSSFGFLVPMGATALALTALLALRTRLAPKASSRIVNASAQEAAPATPAKTESKAPATAQATTRTTPSTASRNRVNERGMGHRVPVTVD from the coding sequence GTGACATCCGCGGTCACGTCCGACACGTCCGCCCGCCCCGGCTACGGACAGCTCCTGCGCACTCCCGGCGCCCTCGGCTTCGTACTCCCCGGCTTCGCAGCACGACTCCCCTTCGGCATGCTGACGATCAGCATCCTGCTGCTGGTCCAGCACACCACCGGTTCCTACGGCAGCGCCGGCATCGTCGCCGCCGTCACCGGCATCTCCATGGCGCTGTCCGCGCCCCTGATGGGCATCTTCACCGACCGCTTCGGCCAGACCGCCGTCCTGCTGCCCGTGGTCCTCGCGCACTCCGCCGCCGTCACCGGCCTGGCCGCGCTCGCTCTGCTGGACGCGCCGGTCTGGGCGCTGGCGCTGGCCGCCGTACCCACCGGCGCCTCGGTGCCGCAGGTCGGCCCGATGGTCCGGGCGCGCTGGGCCGCCACTCTGGAGGGCTCGCCGCTGCTGCCGACGGCCGCCGCCTTCGAGTCCGTCACCGACGAGTTCACCTTCGTCGTCGGACCGGTCCTGGCGACCGCGCTGTGCACCGGCGTCCACCCGGCGGCCGGCCTGGTCACCGAGGCCGCGCTGACCCTGCTCGGCGGCCTGCTCTTCGCGGCCCAGCGGGCCAGCCAGCCCAAGACGCACGCCCCGTCGGTCACCGGCGAGAAGCGCGCCTTCGCGCTGTCCTTCCCCGGCCTGCGCGTCCTGGTCTTCGCCTTCCTCGGGATCGGCGCCGTCTTCGGCGGCATGCAGGTCTCGCTCGCCGCCTTCTCCAACGAGATGGGCAACCCGGGCGCCAACGGCCTGCTCTACGGAGTCTTCGCCGCGGGCAACATGATCGCCGGTATCGCCATGGGCGCCATCGCCTGGAAGATCGGCCCGCGTCGCCGGCTGATCCTGGGCTACATCGGCCTCACCGCCGCCGCCTCCGTCCTGTGGGCGGCGAACTCGATGATCCTGCTGGGCGCGCTCGGCCTGGTCGTCGGCCTGTGCATCGCCCCGGCGCTGATCACCGGCTACACGATGGTCGAGCAGCTGATCCCCGCCAACGCGCGGACCGAGGCCTTCACCTGGCTGACCGGCTCGATCGCCTTCGGTCAGGCCGTCGCCGTCATCCTGGCCGGCCGCCTGACGGACGCGCACGGATCCTCGTTCGGCTTCCTGGTGCCCATGGGTGCCACGGCCCTCGCGCTGACCGCCCTGCTGGCGCTGCGCACGCGGCTCGCCCCGAAGGCCTCGAGCCGGATCGTGAACGCCTCCGCGCAGGAGGCCGCGCCCGCGACCCCCGCGAAGACGGAGTCGAAGGCCCCCGCGACGGCCCAGGCAACCACCCGCACCACCCCCTCGACGGCCTCCCGTAACCGGGTGAACGAGCGTGGGATGGGTCACCGCGTGCCGGTGACGGTGGACTGA
- a CDS encoding potassium/proton antiporter, translating to MEEGRPLTVHTLNELLLVCSLVLLVAVAAVRISSRSGLPSLLIYLGIGIAIGQDGIGDVAFDNAELTQVIGYAALVVILAEGGLGTKWKEIKPALPAAVMLSLVGVAVSVGVTAAGAHYLVGLDWRQALLIGAVVSSTDAAAVFSVLRKVPLPARITGVLEAESGFNDAPVVILVVAFSTVGPVDEWYVLIGKIALELAIGAAIGLTVGFLGAYGLRHVALPASGLYPIAVMAIAIVAYAAGAIAHGSGFLAVYLAAMVLGNAKLPHWPATRGFADGLGWIAQIGMFVLLGLLVTPHELVRDFWPAVVIGLVLTMVARPLEVFISLLPFRISWQEQVLMSWAGLRGAVPIILATIPMVSGIEGSDRVFNIVFVLVVVYTLVQGPTLPWLARKLNLGNGDEGALDLGIESAPLEKLRGHLLSFSIPPASRMHGVEVSELRLPPGASVTLVVRDAKSFVPAPSTVLRHGDELLVVATDPVRDAAEARLRAVARGGKLAGWLGTGGPVSR from the coding sequence ATTGAGGAGGGCCGCCCGCTGACTGTCCACACGCTCAATGAGCTCCTGCTGGTCTGCTCGCTCGTGCTGCTCGTCGCCGTGGCGGCGGTACGCATCTCTTCACGCAGCGGCCTCCCCAGCCTGCTCATCTACCTCGGCATAGGCATCGCCATAGGCCAGGACGGCATCGGTGACGTCGCATTCGACAATGCCGAGCTGACCCAGGTCATCGGTTATGCCGCACTCGTCGTGATCCTCGCCGAGGGTGGTCTGGGCACCAAGTGGAAAGAGATCAAGCCGGCCCTACCGGCCGCGGTCATGCTGTCACTGGTGGGCGTAGCGGTCAGCGTGGGCGTGACGGCTGCGGGAGCGCACTACCTGGTCGGACTGGACTGGCGCCAGGCCCTGCTGATCGGCGCGGTCGTCTCCTCGACCGACGCGGCGGCCGTCTTCTCGGTGCTGCGCAAGGTGCCGCTGCCCGCCCGGATCACCGGCGTCCTGGAGGCTGAGTCCGGTTTCAACGACGCCCCCGTCGTCATCCTGGTGGTGGCCTTCTCGACCGTCGGCCCGGTGGACGAGTGGTACGTCCTGATCGGCAAGATCGCCCTGGAGCTGGCGATCGGCGCCGCGATCGGCCTGACCGTGGGTTTCCTGGGCGCGTACGGGCTGCGGCACGTGGCGCTGCCCGCCTCCGGCCTCTACCCGATCGCCGTGATGGCCATCGCCATCGTGGCGTACGCGGCCGGCGCCATCGCGCACGGCTCCGGCTTCCTCGCGGTGTACCTGGCGGCGATGGTGCTCGGGAACGCGAAGCTTCCGCACTGGCCGGCCACCCGGGGCTTCGCGGACGGGCTCGGCTGGATCGCCCAGATCGGCATGTTCGTGCTGCTGGGCCTGCTGGTCACCCCGCACGAGCTGGTCCGCGACTTCTGGCCCGCCGTGGTCATCGGGCTGGTGCTGACGATGGTGGCGCGCCCCCTGGAGGTCTTCATCAGCCTGCTGCCCTTCCGGATCTCCTGGCAGGAGCAGGTGCTGATGTCGTGGGCGGGCCTGCGCGGAGCCGTGCCCATCATCCTGGCGACCATCCCGATGGTGTCCGGGATCGAGGGCAGCGACCGCGTCTTCAACATCGTCTTCGTGCTGGTCGTCGTCTACACCCTGGTCCAGGGGCCGACCCTGCCCTGGCTCGCGCGCAAGCTGAACCTCGGGAACGGGGACGAGGGCGCCCTCGACCTCGGGATCGAATCGGCGCCGCTGGAGAAGCTGCGCGGACACCTGCTCTCCTTCTCCATCCCTCCGGCCTCGCGGATGCACGGCGTGGAGGTCAGCGAGCTGCGGCTGCCGCCGGGGGCGTCGGTCACGCTGGTGGTCCGGGACGCGAAGAGCTTCGTACCGGCACCGTCGACCGTGCTGCGGCACGGGGACGAGCTGCTGGTGGTGGCCACGGATCCGGTGCGGGACGCGGCGGAGGCGCGGCTGCGGGCGGTGGCCCGGGGCGGCAAGCTCGCGGGGTGGCTGGGCACGGGCGGACCCGTTTCGCGCTAG
- a CDS encoding penicillin acylase family protein: MPANETAPPVKKKGRRARLIVLVLVLALFAGLGYGAYWSVDSVRASFPQTTGSLKVPGLTGTVDVKRDAHGIPQLYADNDDDLFRAQGFVHAQDRFWEMDVRRHMTSGRLSEMFGSGQVETDAFLRTLGWRQVAQEEFEKKLSTETKKYLQAYADGVNAYLKGKSGKDLSVEHAALKLSDDYKPEQWTPVDSVAWLKAMAWDLRGNMQDEIDRALMATKLSQAQIDELYPPYPFERNKPIVEGGKVDGGKYTPQGAAGSGSGNGSRTGSGSGTGSGTGSGTGSGGANTVGTQTVTGPANGLADNAAAQGATVGLRTQLTSLADTLDKIPAILGPNGSGIGSNSWVVSGQYTTTGKPLLANDPHLSPQLPSVWYQMGLHCRTVSAQCQYDVAGYTFSGMPGVVIGHNTDIAWGMTNLGADVTDLYLEQVKPEGYVYDGRVVPFGTREEVIKVAGGDSKKITVRTTNNGPLVSDRSEQLGTVGTRAPVASAAPDRGDGYAVALRWTALDPGKSMDAVFKLDKAKTFEDFRKAAADFEVPSQNLIYADNKGTNGNIGYQAPGRIPMRGQHDGRMPAPGWDSKYAWKGGKDSNTGYVPQNEMPWDYNPSRGYIVTANQAVVESGTGAGKYPYLLTTDWGYGARSQRINDLIEAKIKDGGRISTDDMRTMQMDNSSEIAALLTPMLAKIEVSDPGVRAAQKLLDGWNYTQEPDSAAAAYFNAVWRNILKLSFGDKMPKELRIEGSCMNVLGNGTGPADDLAKTVRECGTRDADSAQPDGGDRWFEVVRRLVKDEKSPWWTTPRTVTLPAATNRDELFARAMRDARWELTAKLGKDQSTWSWGRLHQLTLKNQTIGTEGPGFMQWLLNRGPWNVGGGEATVNATGWNASSGYGVTWVPSMRMVVNLNDLDKSRWINLTGASGHAYNAHYTDQTTMWAKGELLEWPFGKDAVEKATVDTLTLKPEGS; the protein is encoded by the coding sequence ATGCCCGCCAACGAAACCGCTCCTCCCGTCAAGAAGAAGGGGCGACGTGCCCGTCTGATCGTGCTCGTCCTGGTCCTGGCGCTCTTCGCGGGCCTCGGCTACGGGGCGTACTGGAGCGTGGACAGCGTGCGCGCCTCCTTCCCCCAGACGACCGGCTCCCTGAAGGTGCCGGGCTTGACCGGGACCGTCGACGTCAAGCGCGACGCCCACGGCATTCCCCAGCTCTACGCAGACAACGACGACGACCTCTTCCGCGCGCAGGGCTTCGTGCACGCGCAGGACCGCTTCTGGGAGATGGACGTACGACGTCACATGACGTCCGGCCGGCTCTCCGAGATGTTCGGCTCCGGCCAGGTCGAGACCGACGCCTTCCTGCGCACGCTCGGCTGGCGCCAGGTCGCGCAGGAGGAGTTCGAGAAGAAGCTCTCGACGGAGACCAAGAAGTATCTCCAGGCCTACGCCGACGGGGTCAACGCGTACCTGAAGGGGAAGTCCGGCAAGGACCTCTCCGTCGAGCACGCCGCACTCAAGCTCAGCGACGACTACAAGCCCGAGCAGTGGACGCCGGTGGACTCGGTGGCCTGGCTCAAGGCGATGGCGTGGGACCTGCGCGGCAACATGCAGGACGAGATCGACCGCGCGCTGATGGCGACCAAGCTCTCGCAGGCGCAGATCGACGAGCTCTACCCGCCGTACCCGTTCGAACGGAACAAGCCGATCGTCGAGGGCGGCAAGGTCGACGGCGGCAAGTACACCCCGCAGGGCGCCGCGGGCAGCGGCTCGGGCAACGGCTCGCGCACCGGCTCCGGCTCCGGCACCGGCTCCGGCACCGGCTCGGGCACCGGCTCCGGCGGCGCCAACACCGTCGGAACCCAGACCGTCACGGGCCCGGCCAACGGCCTGGCCGACAACGCCGCCGCCCAGGGCGCGACCGTGGGCCTGCGCACCCAGCTGACCTCGCTCGCCGACACCCTGGACAAGATCCCCGCGATCCTCGGCCCCAACGGCAGCGGCATCGGCTCGAACTCCTGGGTCGTCTCCGGCCAGTACACGACCACCGGCAAGCCGCTGCTCGCGAACGACCCGCACCTGTCCCCGCAGCTGCCCTCGGTCTGGTACCAGATGGGCCTGCACTGCCGCACGGTCTCGGCCCAGTGCCAGTACGACGTGGCCGGCTACACCTTCTCCGGCATGCCCGGCGTGGTCATCGGCCACAACACCGACATCGCCTGGGGCATGACCAACCTCGGTGCCGACGTCACCGACCTCTACCTGGAGCAGGTCAAGCCCGAGGGCTACGTCTACGACGGCAGGGTGGTCCCCTTCGGCACCCGCGAAGAGGTCATCAAGGTCGCCGGCGGCGACAGCAAGAAGATCACCGTCCGCACCACCAACAACGGCCCGCTCGTCTCCGACCGCAGCGAGCAGCTCGGTACGGTCGGCACCCGCGCCCCCGTCGCCAGCGCCGCCCCCGACCGCGGGGACGGTTACGCCGTCGCCCTGCGCTGGACGGCGCTGGACCCGGGCAAGTCCATGGACGCGGTCTTCAAGCTCGACAAGGCCAAGACGTTCGAGGACTTCCGCAAGGCGGCGGCCGACTTCGAGGTCCCGTCGCAGAACCTGATCTACGCCGACAACAAGGGCACCAACGGCAACATCGGCTACCAGGCCCCGGGCCGCATCCCGATGCGCGGCCAGCACGACGGCCGGATGCCCGCCCCGGGCTGGGACTCCAAGTACGCCTGGAAGGGCGGCAAGGACAGCAACACCGGCTACGTCCCGCAGAACGAGATGCCCTGGGACTACAACCCGTCCCGCGGCTACATCGTCACCGCCAACCAGGCCGTCGTGGAGAGCGGGACCGGCGCGGGCAAGTACCCGTACCTGCTGACCACCGACTGGGGCTACGGCGCCCGCAGCCAGCGGATCAACGACCTCATCGAGGCGAAGATCAAGGACGGCGGCCGGATCTCGACCGACGACATGCGCACCATGCAGATGGACAACAGCAGCGAGATCGCCGCGCTGCTGACCCCGATGCTGGCGAAGATAGAGGTCTCGGACCCGGGCGTGCGCGCCGCGCAGAAGCTGCTGGACGGCTGGAACTACACGCAGGAGCCCGACTCGGCGGCCGCGGCCTACTTCAACGCGGTGTGGCGCAACATCCTCAAGCTGTCCTTCGGCGACAAGATGCCCAAGGAGCTGCGGATCGAGGGCAGCTGCATGAACGTCCTCGGCAACGGCACCGGCCCGGCCGACGACCTCGCCAAGACGGTCCGCGAATGCGGCACCCGCGACGCCGACTCGGCGCAGCCCGACGGCGGCGACCGCTGGTTCGAGGTGGTCCGCCGCCTGGTCAAGGACGAGAAGTCGCCGTGGTGGACCACGCCGAGGACCGTCACCCTGCCGGCGGCCACCAACCGTGACGAGCTCTTCGCCCGGGCCATGCGCGACGCCCGGTGGGAGCTGACCGCCAAGCTCGGCAAGGACCAGTCCACCTGGAGCTGGGGCCGGCTGCACCAGCTGACGCTGAAGAACCAGACGATCGGCACCGAGGGCCCCGGCTTCATGCAGTGGCTCCTCAACCGCGGCCCGTGGAACGTGGGCGGCGGCGAGGCCACGGTCAACGCGACCGGCTGGAACGCCTCCAGCGGGTACGGGGTCACGTGGGTGCCCTCGATGCGGATGGTCGTGAACCTCAACGACCTCGACAAGTCGCGCTGGATCAACCTGACGGGTGCCTCGGGGCACGCGTACAACGCGCACTACACGGACCAGACGACGATGTGGGCCAAGGGCGAGCTGCTGGAGTGGCCCTTCGGCAAGGACGCCGTCGAGAAGGCCACGGTCGACACCCTGACCCTCAAGCCCGAGGGCTCGTAA
- a CDS encoding 5-formyltetrahydrofolate cyclo-ligase, whose translation MAENPPTASAKAELRRELLAARRALSPENRRAAAAALAVSSLELPELAGARTVAAYVSIGTEPGTRELLDALRAAGKRVLLPLLLPDNDLDWAAYEGPAALAEADHPGKMRLLEPTGPALGPDAVTGADAVLLPGLAVDGRGMRLGRGGGSYDRVLERLERAGAHPALVVLLYDDEVVARVPEEPHDHPVQAVATPSGVHRFSP comes from the coding sequence GTGGCAGAGAACCCGCCCACCGCCTCCGCGAAGGCCGAACTGCGCCGAGAACTGCTCGCCGCGCGCCGCGCCTTGTCACCCGAGAACCGCCGTGCGGCGGCCGCCGCACTCGCCGTCAGCTCCCTCGAACTGCCCGAACTGGCCGGCGCCCGCACGGTGGCGGCGTACGTCTCGATCGGCACCGAACCCGGCACCCGGGAGCTCCTCGACGCCCTGCGCGCCGCCGGCAAGCGGGTGCTGCTCCCCCTGCTGCTGCCCGACAACGACCTCGACTGGGCGGCGTACGAAGGCCCGGCCGCGCTCGCCGAGGCCGACCACCCGGGCAAGATGCGGCTGCTGGAGCCGACCGGACCCGCGCTCGGACCGGACGCGGTCACCGGGGCCGACGCCGTGCTGCTGCCCGGTCTCGCGGTGGACGGCCGCGGCATGCGCCTCGGCCGCGGCGGGGGCTCCTACGACCGGGTGCTGGAGCGGCTGGAGCGCGCCGGAGCGCATCCGGCGCTGGTCGTGCTCCTCTACGACGACGAGGTGGTCGCGCGGGTCCCGGAGGAACCGCACGACCACCCCGTGCAGGCGGTGGCGACCCCGTCAGGGGTGCACCGCTTCAGTCCATGA
- the galU gene encoding UTP--glucose-1-phosphate uridylyltransferase GalU, with product MTMLHPVIKKAVIPAAGLGTRFLPATKATPKEMLPVVDKPAIQYVVEEAVGAGLDDVLMITGRNKRALEDHFDRNYELESALIAKGDDDRLKKVQESSDLATMHYVRQGDPRGLGHAVLCAEPHVGREPFAVLLGDDLIDPRDPLLRQMADIYARTGGTVIALMEVDPANVHLYGCAAVEATDEDDVVRITGLVEKPDPEDAPSNYAVIGRYVLNPAIFDILRETEPGRGGEIQLTDALQKLAADETVGGPVHGVIFRGRRYDTGDRGDYLRAIVRLACEREDLGPEFRTWLHRYVTEEM from the coding sequence ATGACTATGTTGCACCCCGTGATCAAGAAGGCCGTGATTCCGGCCGCTGGCCTCGGCACCCGCTTCCTTCCGGCGACCAAGGCGACCCCGAAGGAAATGCTCCCGGTTGTGGACAAGCCGGCCATTCAGTACGTGGTCGAGGAGGCTGTCGGAGCCGGGCTCGACGACGTGCTCATGATCACTGGGCGTAACAAGCGTGCCCTGGAAGACCACTTCGACCGGAACTACGAGCTGGAGTCGGCCCTCATCGCCAAGGGCGACGACGACCGCCTGAAGAAGGTCCAGGAGTCCAGCGACCTGGCCACCATGCACTACGTCCGCCAGGGCGACCCGCGGGGCCTGGGCCACGCGGTGCTGTGCGCCGAGCCGCACGTCGGCCGCGAGCCCTTCGCCGTCCTGCTCGGTGACGACCTCATCGACCCGCGCGACCCGCTGCTGCGCCAGATGGCCGACATCTACGCCCGCACCGGCGGCACCGTCATCGCGCTGATGGAGGTCGACCCGGCCAACGTCCACCTCTACGGCTGCGCCGCCGTCGAGGCCACGGACGAGGACGACGTGGTCCGCATCACCGGCCTCGTCGAGAAGCCGGACCCCGAGGACGCCCCCAGCAACTACGCGGTCATCGGACGTTACGTCCTCAACCCCGCGATCTTCGACATACTGCGGGAGACCGAGCCGGGCCGCGGTGGGGAGATCCAGCTCACCGACGCCCTGCAGAAGCTGGCCGCCGACGAGACCGTCGGCGGTCCGGTGCACGGCGTGATCTTCCGGGGCCGTCGCTACGACACCGGGGACCGCGGCGACTACCTGCGGGCCATCGTCCGCCTCGCGTGCGAGCGCGAGGACCTGGGCCCCGAGTTCCGCACCTGGCTTCACCGTTACGTCACGGAGGAGATGTAG